One part of the Paenibacillus antri genome encodes these proteins:
- a CDS encoding DUF2935 domain-containing protein: MIVVSAKPPLSPWNEHLFWIGILEDHAVFVIDHLSARETRWAEAAHDYVQAFGRLRTQLQALDAALPVDNESMIDFARIAQPVAHGYYRFEGELQRLRISNAIDLQLMPVYFNGTLLENEEYLRILGYYVNGKSYPPKSLYGLLDMWLEDQLGHAVLLYDHIDPTELPTLQQTRTFIDAFQAHMAKNRAIGGFLRFTPPGFPVQRKFAVDVSVTSIAFYSFVERTIERFRHDELLGRLTLRFLEHHLPETCYFLYQLSRFDPRIIPPETCYLWKPNVSK, from the coding sequence GTGATCGTCGTGTCCGCCAAACCGCCTTTGTCCCCGTGGAACGAGCACTTGTTTTGGATCGGGATCCTAGAGGATCATGCGGTGTTCGTGATCGACCACCTGTCGGCAAGGGAAACCCGCTGGGCGGAAGCGGCCCATGACTACGTTCAGGCATTCGGTCGGCTGCGCACGCAGCTCCAGGCGTTGGATGCAGCGCTCCCTGTCGACAATGAAAGCATGATCGACTTCGCTCGCATTGCACAGCCCGTAGCTCATGGTTACTACCGATTCGAGGGAGAGTTACAGCGTCTAAGGATAAGCAATGCCATTGATCTCCAGCTGATGCCGGTTTACTTTAACGGAACCCTGCTTGAAAATGAGGAGTACCTTCGTATCCTCGGATATTATGTCAACGGCAAATCGTATCCGCCGAAGTCGCTTTACGGCTTACTCGACATGTGGCTGGAGGATCAGCTCGGACATGCGGTTCTGCTGTACGATCATATCGACCCCACAGAGCTGCCGACGCTGCAGCAAACGCGTACATTCATCGATGCGTTCCAAGCGCATATGGCGAAAAATCGCGCGATCGGCGGCTTCCTGCGATTTACCCCGCCTGGCTTCCCGGTGCAGCGCAAGTTTGCGGTTGACGTGTCGGTCACGTCCATAGCATTCTATTCGTTCGTAGAACGAACGATCGAGCGGTTCCGTCACGATGAGCTTCTCGGCAGACTCACCCTGCGGTTCCTCGAACATCATCTGCCCGAAACGTGTTATTTTCTTTACCAGCTCTCCCGCTTCGACCCACGCATCATTCCGCCTGAAACCTGCTATTTGTGGAAGCCTAACGTTTCGAAATAA
- the pyk gene encoding pyruvate kinase: MRKTKIVATMGPACDSPSALRDMIRSGMNVARLNMAHGDFEEHRGRIRKVRAAAEEVGAIVPILMDIKGPEIRIGKLQAPSYELKAGDKLTLTTETIEGTAERVSVTYMELPQVIRPGGKVLIDDGLLELSVDSVEGTEVVCTVTNHAFLKPRKGVNLPGVKTTLPGITERDISHIDFGIAEGIDILAVSFVRNAKDIMKIRGILEEKGASRIQIISKIENEEGVDELDAIVAASDGIMVARGDLGVEIPTEDVPILQRRMIERCNAAGKPVIIATQMLDSMQVNPRPTRAEVSDVANAVLQGADAVMLSGETAAGKYPLESVRMMASIAIKTEATIDYGERFLLKPHRSEGITEVVSRAVVNASIELGARAIVTPTCSGFTARMVSKYRPSAPILAVAPDDHTLMALQLLWGVFPVRGVTAETTDNVIASALREGGQVVPWRSGDIVVITAGVPAGKSGSTNLIRIHQAE, from the coding sequence GTGCGAAAAACGAAAATCGTCGCGACAATGGGTCCGGCTTGCGATTCGCCGTCGGCGTTGCGAGACATGATCAGATCGGGTATGAACGTGGCGAGATTGAATATGGCGCATGGCGACTTCGAAGAGCATCGAGGGCGCATCCGCAAGGTTCGAGCGGCTGCCGAAGAGGTCGGGGCGATCGTTCCGATCTTGATGGACATTAAGGGGCCGGAGATTCGGATCGGGAAACTTCAAGCGCCGTCGTACGAATTGAAGGCGGGCGACAAGCTGACGCTGACCACGGAGACGATCGAGGGAACGGCGGAACGCGTTTCCGTGACCTACATGGAACTGCCCCAAGTGATTCGACCCGGCGGAAAAGTATTGATCGACGACGGCTTGTTGGAGTTGTCCGTGGACAGCGTCGAAGGCACAGAGGTCGTCTGTACGGTGACAAACCACGCATTTCTTAAGCCGCGAAAAGGCGTCAACCTGCCAGGCGTGAAAACCACGTTGCCGGGCATAACGGAGCGGGACATCTCCCATATCGATTTCGGTATTGCGGAAGGAATTGATATTCTCGCTGTATCGTTCGTCCGAAATGCGAAGGACATTATGAAAATTCGAGGCATCCTGGAGGAAAAAGGGGCGTCTCGCATCCAAATCATCTCTAAAATCGAAAATGAAGAAGGCGTCGACGAACTCGATGCGATTGTCGCCGCATCCGACGGCATCATGGTAGCGCGCGGTGACCTCGGCGTCGAAATTCCGACGGAGGACGTTCCGATTTTGCAAAGACGAATGATCGAACGATGTAACGCTGCGGGAAAGCCTGTCATTATCGCGACGCAAATGCTCGATTCGATGCAAGTAAATCCGCGGCCGACTCGGGCCGAGGTAAGCGACGTGGCGAACGCCGTGCTGCAAGGAGCGGATGCCGTGATGCTGTCGGGAGAAACGGCAGCCGGCAAATACCCGCTCGAATCGGTGCGGATGATGGCGAGCATAGCGATAAAAACGGAGGCGACGATCGATTACGGCGAGCGGTTTTTGCTGAAGCCGCACCGAAGCGAGGGCATCACCGAAGTCGTCAGTCGCGCCGTCGTCAACGCATCGATCGAGCTTGGGGCAAGAGCGATCGTCACCCCGACTTGTAGCGGATTTACCGCTAGAATGGTTTCGAAATATCGGCCATCCGCGCCGATTCTCGCCGTCGCGCCGGACGATCATACGTTGATGGCATTGCAACTTCTATGGGGCGTATTTCCTGTTCGCGGCGTAACCGCGGAGACGACGGACAACGTAATTGCTTCCGCACTACGCGAGGGCGGTCAAGTCGTGCCCTGGCGATCAGGCGATATCGTCGTCATTACCGCCGGCGTACCGGCCGGAAAGTCCGGTTCGACGAATTTGATTCGGATCCATCAAGCGGAGTAA
- a CDS encoding helix-turn-helix domain-containing protein, which yields MFVVSEVRADRGDRWYESEAPSNDMTLVAVSYGRCVYWLGAEQEKVILDKGELLLIPAGALFYGKGVPTNVHEKYVVRFSVAPAQEPYSLPVLGTARWVKSKVGAFDLVLERLKALHTELQDRIPHADAMAGALLLELLVIWNRELDRGPVASDVIRNVERMKQYILDHYREKVTKQELGEHIGKSPNHAATLFRRVTGQTISEYLHHARIRTAKYMLNESLLTLSEISDFVGYSDLSYFQRMFKRIAGHPPSFFRSARR from the coding sequence ATGTTCGTTGTGAGCGAAGTTCGCGCGGACCGAGGCGACCGTTGGTACGAGTCTGAAGCGCCGTCGAACGATATGACGCTTGTCGCGGTGTCCTACGGGAGATGCGTCTATTGGCTTGGGGCCGAGCAGGAGAAGGTCATTCTTGACAAAGGCGAACTGCTGCTGATTCCCGCCGGGGCGCTATTTTATGGAAAAGGGGTGCCGACGAACGTCCACGAAAAGTATGTCGTGCGGTTCTCCGTCGCCCCCGCGCAGGAGCCATATTCACTCCCCGTTCTCGGAACCGCGAGATGGGTGAAATCGAAAGTCGGCGCGTTCGATCTGGTTCTTGAACGCTTGAAGGCTCTTCATACGGAACTGCAGGATCGGATCCCTCACGCCGATGCGATGGCAGGGGCGCTGCTGCTTGAGCTGCTGGTGATCTGGAACCGGGAGCTTGACCGCGGTCCGGTTGCGTCCGACGTCATACGTAACGTCGAACGCATGAAGCAATATATTCTCGATCATTACAGGGAAAAGGTGACGAAGCAGGAGCTTGGCGAACATATCGGGAAAAGTCCCAACCATGCCGCGACTTTGTTTCGCCGGGTGACGGGGCAGACCATCAGCGAATATCTTCATCATGCCCGAATCCGCACCGCGAAGTATATGCTGAATGAATCGCTGCTGACATTGAGCGAGATCTCCGACTTCGTAGGATATTCGGACCTGTCCTATTTCCAACGAATGTTTAAGCGAATCGCCGGACATCCGCCTTCTTTCTTCAGGAGCGCGCGTAGGTAA
- a CDS encoding EamA family transporter encodes MKYYVAVLAGAMSYGILSTIVVLAYGQGYQLGEVVGSQLLTGFILSWTLALYTKFKQVRKAREAGRGEGGADSVQDLQRLTWKHRLMLMAAGTPNVITGLVYYQSLRYIPASLAIILLFQFTWISVLIQAAGKRRRPDKITLLTLLILFGGTLLAAGFLEQGVGDFNVWGIALGMASAVSYSLFVFFSGKAVPDAHPVYRSAWMVTGGLILLCFLFPPTFLFNGLIWGQLLAFGLLLGFFGAFIPPVLFAFGVPHIGGGMAGMIGAAELPVAVLMSSVVLREQVSVLQWIGVIVVLIGVVLPELRKLRLPRSNTMYS; translated from the coding sequence ATGAAATATTATGTGGCCGTTCTCGCAGGAGCCATGAGTTATGGCATATTATCAACAATCGTCGTATTGGCTTACGGGCAAGGCTATCAGCTGGGAGAAGTGGTCGGAAGTCAGCTTCTGACGGGATTTATCCTATCGTGGACGCTCGCTCTATACACCAAATTCAAACAAGTCAGGAAGGCGCGCGAAGCGGGCCGAGGGGAAGGCGGGGCAGACTCGGTACAGGACTTGCAGCGGCTGACGTGGAAACACCGCCTGATGCTAATGGCCGCGGGTACGCCGAACGTCATTACCGGACTCGTCTATTATCAATCGCTTCGGTACATTCCGGCATCGCTGGCCATTATCCTGTTGTTTCAGTTCACCTGGATCAGCGTGCTGATTCAGGCGGCGGGCAAGCGCCGGAGACCCGATAAAATAACGCTGTTGACGCTGCTGATCCTATTCGGCGGTACGCTGCTTGCTGCAGGGTTCTTAGAGCAGGGGGTTGGCGATTTCAACGTTTGGGGGATCGCATTGGGCATGGCGTCGGCAGTTAGCTACTCGCTGTTCGTCTTCTTTAGCGGCAAGGCCGTGCCGGACGCGCATCCGGTATACCGGAGCGCCTGGATGGTAACCGGCGGGCTGATTCTGCTGTGTTTCCTATTCCCGCCGACGTTCCTCTTCAACGGACTGATCTGGGGTCAGCTTCTAGCGTTCGGCTTGCTGCTCGGCTTCTTTGGAGCATTCATTCCGCCCGTGTTATTCGCGTTCGGCGTGCCACACATCGGCGGCGGGATGGCGGGCATGATCGGTGCGGCCGAACTTCCGGTGGCGGTTCTCATGTCCTCGGTCGTGCTCCGCGAGCAAGTGAGCGTATTGCAGTGGATCGGCGTGATCGTCGTGCTCATCGGCGTCGTGCTGCCCGAGCTTCGCAAATTGCGACTCCCGCGGTCAAATACGATGTATTCTTGA
- the cntA gene encoding staphylopine-dependent metal ABC transporter substrate-binding lipoprotein gives MSRKTVIFIALLIIACLSLAGCSGGKAGSADGADLGQELTYATAKDINDMNPHLYTGSMPAQGMVYESLVENTKEGIKPLLAESWDISEDGKVYRFYLRKGVTFHDGEPFNAEAVKRNIEAVLQNREKHAWIKLSTMITSCNAIDEHTVELVLSEPYYPTLLELSMTRPFVFLSPKDFVGGETKNGVNGHHGTGPYVLTEHKAEQYAVFEANESYWNGAPRVKKITAKVLPAGETTYLALLKGEVNFVFTDDRGADSIDVEAMDSLASSGDFQFVRSEPMNTKMIVANSSKADSPVKETAVREALWYAVDRDTISERIFNGTETAADTLFASNVNYANVELQRRDFDLDMAESILERSGWLSGSDDEVRVKDGIPLSMSLYYDVNSSSQKSQAEFIQSTAKQIGMQLELVGEESSSIANRRSTGDYDLLFNQTWGLAYDPQSTIAAFTSEASYLHTTSGIAKAEELYEKIGQVTVSTEEAARKSLYADILTIVHDGAVFIPITNGSVTVVAPKNLQGITFKQTQFELPFENMYFE, from the coding sequence ATGAGTAGAAAGACGGTTATCTTTATCGCGTTGTTGATCATTGCGTGTTTGTCGCTAGCGGGTTGTAGCGGCGGAAAGGCAGGAAGCGCGGACGGCGCCGACCTCGGCCAAGAGTTAACTTACGCTACCGCGAAGGATATTAACGATATGAATCCCCATTTGTATACGGGCTCCATGCCGGCGCAAGGGATGGTCTACGAGTCGCTCGTAGAAAATACGAAGGAAGGGATAAAGCCTTTGCTTGCGGAATCGTGGGACATCTCCGAGGACGGCAAGGTGTATCGTTTTTATTTGAGGAAAGGCGTGACGTTCCATGACGGAGAGCCTTTCAACGCGGAAGCCGTCAAGCGAAACATCGAAGCCGTCCTACAGAATCGAGAGAAGCATGCTTGGATCAAACTATCGACTATGATTACGAGCTGCAACGCAATCGACGAGCATACGGTCGAATTGGTTTTATCGGAACCATACTATCCGACATTGCTAGAGTTATCGATGACGCGGCCGTTCGTCTTTCTTTCGCCGAAAGACTTCGTCGGAGGGGAAACGAAGAACGGCGTGAACGGACATCATGGAACAGGTCCTTACGTATTAACGGAACATAAAGCGGAGCAATATGCTGTGTTCGAGGCGAACGAAAGCTACTGGAACGGCGCGCCGCGCGTGAAGAAGATTACGGCGAAAGTTCTTCCGGCGGGCGAGACGACGTATTTGGCGCTGCTGAAAGGCGAAGTAAATTTCGTGTTTACGGACGATCGAGGGGCGGACAGTATCGACGTGGAAGCGATGGACAGCTTGGCAAGCTCCGGGGACTTCCAGTTCGTTCGAAGCGAGCCGATGAATACGAAGATGATCGTGGCGAACAGCAGCAAAGCCGACAGTCCGGTGAAGGAAACAGCCGTTCGCGAAGCGCTCTGGTATGCAGTCGACCGGGACACGATCAGCGAGCGCATCTTCAACGGAACGGAAACGGCGGCCGACACCTTATTCGCATCTAACGTCAATTACGCGAACGTCGAACTTCAGCGCCGCGACTTCGATTTGGACATGGCGGAAAGCATTCTTGAGCGTTCCGGTTGGTTGTCGGGAAGCGACGACGAAGTTCGAGTCAAGGACGGGATTCCGTTGTCCATGAGTCTATACTATGACGTCAATTCTTCGTCCCAGAAGTCGCAAGCGGAATTTATTCAAAGCACGGCGAAGCAGATCGGAATGCAGCTGGAGCTCGTCGGCGAGGAATCATCTTCGATCGCGAATCGGAGATCGACCGGCGACTATGACCTACTGTTCAATCAAACTTGGGGGCTGGCTTACGACCCGCAAAGCACGATTGCAGCGTTTACTTCCGAAGCTTCTTATCTACATACGACGAGCGGCATTGCGAAAGCGGAGGAGTTGTATGAAAAAATCGGTCAAGTGACGGTATCCACGGAGGAGGCCGCGCGGAAATCGTTATATGCGGACATCTTAACGATCGTTCA